TGCAGAAGCCCGTCACATTGGAAACGGGAATTACCGTTCAGGTGCCGCTCTTCATCAAAACGGGCGAAAAGCTCAAAATCGATACCCGCACCGGGAAGTACATGGAACGCGCCTGATTTCGCTGCTGGATCAGCCAGGATTGCAAGCCCGCCTGTTGGCGGGCTTCCTTTTTCCGCCAACCCAAGAATTGCTTTTCATCACAGTTTCTTTCAGCTAATCCTGCCCGCATGGTCGAGCCGCTCCACAAAGGTGAACAGGTCTTCAGGGGAATACCTGTGTCAGCCGGCGTGTGCCGCGGGAAAATCCTCGTTTTCGGCAAATCGACCCACTCCATCGGCCGGCGCCCTGTCGACCCCGCGGAGCTTGCCGAGGAAGTCAGCCGGCTCGAACGCGCGCTCGTGCAGACGCGGCAGGAATTGCTCGAGGTGCAGCGCCGTGTCAGCGACGCAATGGGAGCGTCGGAAGGGAGCATTTTTGACGCGCACCTGCTTGTCCTCGAGGACCGCACGCTCATCGACGAGGTCGTGAGGCTGGTTAATCGGGACAAGGTGAATGCGGAGTTTGCATTTCATACGGTGGCAGAGCGCTATGCTGCGACGCTTGCGGCGATCGAAGACGATTACCTGCGTGAGCGCGCAACGGACATGCGCGATGTTACCAATCGCGTATTGAACAACCTGATGGGGCACCAGGATCATGCGGACTTGAAGCATCTCAAGGAGCCCTGCATCGTCATCAGCCACGATCTGACACCGTCTAACACGGCGCAATTGGATCGCAGCAAGGTTCTCGGTTTCGCGACAGATATCGGAAGCCGAACCTCGCACACCGCCATCATGGCGCGTTCCCTGCGCATTCCCGCGGTAGTTGGATTGAAGGGCGCCAGTGAGCAATTGGAATCAGGTCAGTATGCGCTTCTGGATGGCTTTAATGGAATCGTCATTGTCAATCCAACAGACCAGACGCTGTTCGAGTATGGGCAGCTGATTCGGAAGCAGGTGACCCTGCAGGAGAAACTGCGCGACATTCTGTTGAAGCCGGCCGTGACGCTCGATGGCCACCGCGTCTTTCTTTCGGCGAACATCGAACAGGCCTCCGATGCCGAAGCCGTTACAGCGAATGGCGCTGAAGGGGTGGGATTGTTTCGCACGGAGTATCTCTTTATCAACCGCGACTGCCTGCCCACGGAGGAGGAACAGTATCAGGCCTATCGAACAGTTGCCGAGAGCCTGAAGCCGCATTCAGTGGTCGTCCGGACATTCGACCTCGGCGGGGACAAGTTTTTGTCGCATTTGCAGGTGCCGACCGAGATGAATCCGTTTCTCGGCTGGCGGGCCATTCGTTTCTGCCTTCAGGAACGTGATATTTTTCGAAACCAGTTGCGCGCCATTTTGCGGGCCAGTGCCCACGGCAACGTGCGAATGATGTATCCGATGATCTGCGGCCTGGACGAATTGAACCAAGCGAACGCCTTGGTCGAGGAATACAAGGCGGAACTGCGCGCCGAAGGGGTGGCCTTTGACGAGCACATTGAGATTGGTGCAATGATTGAGATTCCCTCGGCGGCGCTGATCGCGGATTCGCTGGCAAAGCGGGCGCGCTTTTTCAGCATTGGCACGAATGACCTGATTCAGTATTCGCTCGCCGTCGATCGGATGAATGAAAAGATCGCGCACCTCTATGAGCCGACGCATCCGGCGATCATTCGGTTGATCAAACTGACGGTCGACGCAGCGCGTAAGGAGAAGATTCTGGTCAGTGTTTGCGGCGAAATGGCAGGCGATCCTGTATTGACGCCGTTGCTGCTGGGGCTTGGAGTCGATGAACTGAGCGTCGCACCACCAGTGGTTTCTCAGATTAAGTTCATGATCCGCCGGCTGAAGCTCACAGAGGCTCAGGCGCTTGCAGAGTTCGCCCTGAGTTGCGAGTCCGCGGCTGAAATTCTTGCACGGTGCCAGGCCCTCGCCCGCGAGGCGGCACCCAGTCTGTTTGAAAACAAGCTTTGATTCTGTTTGCGGACCCGAACGGGTGACGGCTTTTGCATTGCCCTGGCGCCGATTCCTTTCTTCAATTCGCAGCCGTTCGTGCGCGGGGATTGAACACCACCCGGTCTCGCGCGGCCTTCGTCTGATCCTGATGCAGCCGCTCAGCACATGTGCAAGGTGGAAGCTATATTAACCCGTGAACTTTGATCCAAACCTTCACCCGCATCGCCGATTCGACCTCTTGAGCGGCGATTGGGTTCTTGTTTCTCCTCATCGAACACAGCGTCCCTGGCAGGGGCAGCGCGAAGCGGGCTCGGCGGAAACGCGGCCAGCTTATGATCCGCAGTGTTATCTCTGTCCTGGAAATCAACGGGCCGGGGATGCCCGCAATCCCGCGTATACTCGGCCGTATGTCTTCCGAAACGATTTCGCTGCGTTGCTGCCCGACACGCCTCCCGAAACGGTGGAAGGGCACAGGTTGTTTGTCTCAAAGCCCGTTCAAGGCGAGTGCCGCGTGATCTGTTTTTCGCCTCGTCACGATCTCACGCTCCCGGAAATGGCCGTCGATGATATTGCAGGCGTGGTGGACGTGTGGGCGGCGCAGATCAACGAACTGGGGGAGAAATACCGATGGGTTCAGATCTTCGAAAACAAAGGAGCGGTGATGGGTTGTTCAAACCCGCATCCGCATGGCCAAATATGGGCTGGCGATTTCATTCCACGCCTCGTCGCTCCGGAAATCACAACGCAGGGCGAATACATGCGAAAGCACGGAGCTCCGTTGCTCATCGACTATGCCGAGGCGGAAATAAAGTCGGGCGAACGGGTCATCGAAGCAAACGATCACTGGCTGATGGTGGTGCCGTACTGGGCAGTGTGGCCATACGAGTTGTTGCTGATGCCATTGCGATCGGTGCAGCGATTGCCTGAGTTGACGTCGCTGGAACGACGAAGCCTTGCGGAGATTCTGAAACGCAGCCTGACGCGCTACGACAATTTATTCGAAACGAGTTTCCCTTACTCAATGGGATGGCACGGGGCTCCGACGGGCGGCGAACAATACGAGGGATGGCAGTTACACGCCCATTTTTATCCGCCCTTGCTGCGTTCGGCGACCGTTAAGAAGTTCATGGTCGGTTACGAGATGCTCGCCGAGCCGCAACGGGATCTCACCCCCGAACAGGCGGCAGTTCGTCTGCGCGAGACTTCACTCCGGCATTTCAAAGCCGCCCGATAGCAAACCTGCTACTTCGGCTGTGGAGTGGCTTTCAGCGTCTTTTCGACCTTGTCGACCTTGGGCTTGATGACGGCGCGACTATAGCCCTTGTCCGGATTGTTGTTGTAGTAATTCTGGTGATAATCCTCAGCGCGGTAAAATTTCTCCAAGGGTGCGATCTGGGTGACGATTGGATCGCGGAAGCGGCTCTGCGCCTCCGTTTTCGACTTTTCAACGACGGCCTTTTGCTGGTCGTTGTTGTAGTAGATGACTGAACGATATTGCGTTCCGACATCCGCTCCCTGCCGGTTCAAAGTGGTGGGATCGTGGGCATCCCAGAAATGAACGAGCAGCCGTTCCAGAGACAGCACGGCCTGGTCGTATCCCACC
The nucleotide sequence above comes from Verrucomicrobiia bacterium. Encoded proteins:
- a CDS encoding UDP-glucose--hexose-1-phosphate uridylyltransferase translates to MNFDPNLHPHRRFDLLSGDWVLVSPHRTQRPWQGQREAGSAETRPAYDPQCYLCPGNQRAGDARNPAYTRPYVFRNDFAALLPDTPPETVEGHRLFVSKPVQGECRVICFSPRHDLTLPEMAVDDIAGVVDVWAAQINELGEKYRWVQIFENKGAVMGCSNPHPHGQIWAGDFIPRLVAPEITTQGEYMRKHGAPLLIDYAEAEIKSGERVIEANDHWLMVVPYWAVWPYELLLMPLRSVQRLPELTSLERRSLAEILKRSLTRYDNLFETSFPYSMGWHGAPTGGEQYEGWQLHAHFYPPLLRSATVKKFMVGYEMLAEPQRDLTPEQAAVRLRETSLRHFKAAR
- the msrA gene encoding peptide-methionine (S)-S-oxide reductase MsrA encodes the protein MNTNQVETIVLGGGCFWCVEAVFQKVPGVKSIVSGYSGGKTPNPTYEQVCSGTTGHAEVVQVGYDQAVLSLERLLVHFWDAHDPTTLNRQGADVGTQYRSVIYYNNDQQKAVVEKSKTEAQSRFRDPIVTQIAPLEKFYRAEDYHQNYYNNNPDKGYSRAVIKPKVDKVEKTLKATPQPK
- the ptsP gene encoding phosphoenolpyruvate--protein phosphotransferase, producing the protein MVEPLHKGEQVFRGIPVSAGVCRGKILVFGKSTHSIGRRPVDPAELAEEVSRLERALVQTRQELLEVQRRVSDAMGASEGSIFDAHLLVLEDRTLIDEVVRLVNRDKVNAEFAFHTVAERYAATLAAIEDDYLRERATDMRDVTNRVLNNLMGHQDHADLKHLKEPCIVISHDLTPSNTAQLDRSKVLGFATDIGSRTSHTAIMARSLRIPAVVGLKGASEQLESGQYALLDGFNGIVIVNPTDQTLFEYGQLIRKQVTLQEKLRDILLKPAVTLDGHRVFLSANIEQASDAEAVTANGAEGVGLFRTEYLFINRDCLPTEEEQYQAYRTVAESLKPHSVVVRTFDLGGDKFLSHLQVPTEMNPFLGWRAIRFCLQERDIFRNQLRAILRASAHGNVRMMYPMICGLDELNQANALVEEYKAELRAEGVAFDEHIEIGAMIEIPSAALIADSLAKRARFFSIGTNDLIQYSLAVDRMNEKIAHLYEPTHPAIIRLIKLTVDAARKEKILVSVCGEMAGDPVLTPLLLGLGVDELSVAPPVVSQIKFMIRRLKLTEAQALAEFALSCESAAEILARCQALAREAAPSLFENKL